From the genome of Toxoplasma gondii ME49 chromosome XII, whole genome shotgun sequence:
aagagacagagaagcagcacaaaggaagaaaaggcaggaggggagaagaagcgagcgcGCTCGCACAACGAGAGgtagaagagagagaaaaaagagagagaaaaaagagagagaagagagaaaagagagaggaagagagcgagaccagggagacggagaagagcaaggcgacgcagaggacggagaatggaaggagagaagcgaagacgtCGGATTTCTCAGACGCGCAGAGCCAGTCCAAACTCTTCTGTCTTtagagggaaggaaaggcaATCGGACAGTGGAATCTCACGGCGAGATGGGCGCGAGGACCATGCGTCGACCTGGCCAACAAGACGGGAAGTGCTGAGTGTGGCGTCTGCGTTCACGGTTCGtaaaaaagaggaaaacgagaacgaAAAACCTATCGAGGATCGACAAACCGGCGGCACCAGTGGAGAGGCGGTCGAGAGTCGGAAAAAAGGCGCTGCCTCCGAGCCAAGCGGCGCGTTCCTCGCTCTGCACAGGtcggcgtttcttcgctcgttctcttcgtcgcttcttctcctcttttcgtcttttcgcttcactcctcttcttttcctgcgccttctgcggACAAGCGAGGCAGCGGCGCGAGCGTCGCCGGGTGTGGAGAGAACCGCACTGGAAGTCGCCCCCggaggaaagggaagcgTGGAATGCCGCCTGGTTTCAAGCgaagcaagaaaagagaaaagaactcgCCTTTCGGCGGCTAGGCTCTCGCCGGACATGCGCTAACGCGACAGCGAAAAGCCGCAAAAGAGGACGCGCAGACACACCTGTGTAGTCACTCCTCCGGACGCGGTGTGGTGTataggcgcatgcagcaggcAGACAGCCGGCTTCTCGACGACGCTTTGTCGTGAGGCGGAGGCCAGGACTGGAGCTGAGAGAGTGCACGAAAAGGAATCGAACCGCCGGTCGAACGCAAGTCTCGACTCAAGAACGGATCGCGGGGGGAACACAGGTCCAAAAAGCCTCTTCGTACGAACTCCTCAGGGTGTGCGGACTCCCCGTCCCCGTCGCCTCCACAGTGCTCTTTGGccgacaaaagagaagaaacgcagcgaaaacgaacgcgtctttctcgcgaCGCCAAGACACCTGGAGTTCCCtcgccgagaagaaagccgcgcaggagacaagcgcacaagagacacagagcgaagacagagaggaaacgcaccAGCGAGAACAAGcaggagaacgcgaagcaCAGCGACAGGCAGAACAGGACAAGAACAaacaagagagggagaacaaaagaaagagagaaagaggggatGCAAGACTGTTTCTTTTacgaaagaacagagaagaagttTTCTTTCAGTGAAGACAGCAAATCACTGCAGGTCCCAGAGAGACTGCGAGGAGCAGCGGCCCTCGTATCTTCTTCGAAGCTagcaaacagagaagcagaaattCTCAACAAAGctcaggaagaagagataaAGATAAACTCGACTCTTATCTTTACCTATATCGCCATATAcgaatatatgcatataatGATGCGTGAAGAATGTGTACATCTCCTAAGCAATGCATTTATATGTTTTGTACATCTGCATGTAGACTGACGAAGATGCACTTCCAACCAGGATACCTGAAGCGCATATATCTagacgtacatatatatatatatatatccctGTGTAGGCGCatctatgcatgcatatatatatatatatgtcagtATGTGGTGGCAGAAGAACATATTTGAGCATATATTCATACAAGTCAAGGAGGTCTTGGCCCTCGGTTTCGTCGTCTCGTGCCGGTGTAGTGATTGGTACATATGCGAGCAGATTTTCGAGCGGTGTCGACTCCAGCTTCTGTTCCTACGTCTTTGAAGGTTTCAGCTGGTTTGCGCATGTTCGTGACAAGGTGGTTGAACATGCCTCGCGAGAACGCAGGCAAGAAGTGAGACTTGTCTTCCTTCAAGAGTTCGcttgccttcctctttctccggtCCTACGAGCTGTGTGTTTAGACATCTGGAGTCGTATGGCAGGggcgtttttctttgtcggCGCGAGTGGAAGAGTGGAATGAAAGCTTTGATGTGCGAAACGGTGCGGTGTGCCTTCAAGGTGAGCAACTGTCATGGAATTCCCTTGGGGAGATTCCTTCCCGGTGTGCTGGGCAGAGCTGCATAAAACTTGAAACTTTTTTCGAGAGCGCGCATACCCCAGACGCTGCTTCCGTATCGAAGAGCCGGCCGTTACTCGCCTAAAGAAGACGGcattttcctgtttttttgaGCCGGGGAGACACACAGGTCACGACAACTGTTCTCTAGCTCccgtctcctgtctgtcaCTCGACTGTCGAGGACGCCTCCTCACACAGGGGAACCTCGGACCTTGACGCGAACAAGAGgtcctgcttttctctcgagatgctgtttcttctctagTTGTGTGTTAAAGAAGCGTCGGTGCCGACGCGAATGTCTCGTTGCTCGAGAAAAATTTCCAAGTGACCGATTTTACAGCCTTTGCTTTCCAGTGTCCCTGCCGCGagcgactcttcttctcagtgGAACGGCGCCGGAGACTCCAGGTTtaccgcctctctctctctctcctcttcgtttcctttctttctctttctctctttctcagctctctctctccttctttctctttctctctttctctgctctttctctctttctttctctttctctctttctctgctctctctctttctttctctttccctctttctctgctctctttctttctttctctttctctctttctctgctctctttctctgctctctctctttctttctctttctctgctctctttctctgctctctctctttctttctctttctctctttctctgctctctctctttctttctctttctctgctctctctctttctttctctttctctctttctctgctctctctctttctttctctttctctctttctctgctctctctctctttctctttctctctttctctctatctttctctttctctctgcgggCAAAACATGCCACCCAACGCAGCTGTCCAGGCACTCGTTTCGCTCCGACGCCCTCGACTCTAAAGACGGTCTCAGCCTCGGATTTCGACCTGAATTTCGCCAGGCAGAATCCGGCTCTCAGGCAGGTCACTTGTCCTTCGTGGGCGCGCTGCAGTTCCGAAAGGTCTGTCCCCAACGCGAAGCTCACGAGTCCTTGAACGAGAGCTCCTTCACTTCCACGGAATGTCCTTCGCCGCGGCCTAGGGCGCCCACAAAcgacgagaagcagcgcatgacgagaaacgaagcgtCGGCCCTCGCGTCTCCGAGACCGAACCACTTGGCGTTTTCAGGCGCGATCAGCTTTCCAAGGAGAGCACCAGAAATCTGTCAACGCTTCATATATGTCGAATTGTCGGCAGTGGCAAGTGACGGCGATTCGacggcttcgctgtctcttcctcgacccATGCGCATCAGAGGAAACGCACCTCGAGTTCGCAGTTCGCGTCCACCAGGCTCTCTCGCGGTGTTTCCACGGCCGGAAACTCAGCGGCAAAAACGCTCGAGAGACAGCCCTCTACAGGCtggaggcaggcgagaaacgcatgcgtttctggaGCAGCACAGGAGTTGCAGACCtcagttcttcctcgtcacttgctgtttctccttcctcgcgcgCCACTGCGCTCGGCGGAGAACGTTTATGCTTCGCAAGCACCCGCATGCCTTTTGGGAACGCAGAGTCACCTCGAGCCGCCCTCAACTGCCGCTCGGGGATCTGCGCTTCGGGGAGGACCGTGCGTTCTTCtggaacgaaaaaaacgagtctttctctcgctgcatgcacgcgacaggagagaacggagggAACAACGCCGCGTCGTCGCCAGGCAGAGAAACTGCAGCTTTTCTCCTGGACGCTGGTCGAgaaaggaacggagagaaggatccctctcgtctcctgtcctctccctcctgtcGCTTGCAACCGATACCCTCTGGACGGACGAGCGCGGAACCTTTGACTTCGACGCATACACCATGTGGATCGATCTCCGGCAACGCGGGTGTCTGTTGAGTCGGAAGACCTGCGCGAGCCGAGAACAGCAAAAAACTGCGCAGCACTGTCGACGCCGCAGGAACCGTTTTCCAGCAACTTCAGCCGCATTCAAACTGCGTCTCTCAATTCGCAGGAGACGAGACTGGAAAAAGACCAGCCATCATCGCGAAGCACCCTTGGGAtgagagaaaacgtttccACGGCgactctgtgtgtctcctcgctgctgcgCTCACTCCCCGAGAGAtctctgtcgtcttttgctttgtcttctcgGTCGCATGCGGTGGGCGGCGCGAGTCCGGAAAAAACACAGTGTGAACTTCCGACGCGAAAAACGATAAAACGAAACACAAGCAAGTCCAAAAGCCAAGTCGCCGGTCCCGCGGTAGTTGTTTTACTTCAACCTGAAGCGCCGCCGCGGTCTCGACTTCTTGCCCTACCACCGCCGTTCGCCGGGGGGAAAAGGGGAGGGCGGTGACTTTGTCTTGTTGCGCTTTCTCCGCTGGAAACTCGGAGGGGAAGACCTACCTTgtctttctgcgtttcacTTCAAGTTCGGAGGCTTGTCGCTCGGCTCCGCGACTCCTCGCGCTCCTTTCTGcgtcctgcttcttctcggttttcgtcctcttctttccttacCGGAAAACATCGTTTCGTAGCGCATTCTGTGTTTCGATCTTCactccgttttctccgtccGCTCACCTGCACAACCgtttccgttcttcttctccaattcttttctccgcgtccTCCCCTGCCTTCCGTTTCCAACCTTTAcgcatctctctcccctctccctgtcttctcatctgttcgtcttcctcgcttctgtctcttctctgctttgccTTTGACTGCCGAtttgcgtcttcctcctcgactctcattttcttctctttctcttcgccttttcgcctcctccttctcctctctttctcttctcttcttctct
Proteins encoded in this window:
- a CDS encoding hypothetical protein (encoded by transcript TGME49_300300), which encodes MRLKLLENGSCGVDSAAQFFAVLGSRRSSDSTDTRVAGDRSTWCMRRSQRFRARPSRGYRLQATGGRGQETRGILLSVPFSTSVQEKSCSFSAWRRRGVVPSVLSCRVHAARERLVFFVPEERTVLPEAQIPERQLRAARGDSAFPKGMRVLAKHKRSPPSAVAREEGETASDEEELRSATPVLLQKRMRFSPASSL